The Arenicella chitinivorans genome includes a region encoding these proteins:
- a CDS encoding DUF5011 domain-containing protein, producing the protein MIKITLFSCLNQLDYRPPLYYRPPIGPYFKLLLVLVLLSVSPLALANAQGALPSITLLLLDDQPELEPSGPVTATLQSLTRVHGVSPETVYFSAHQSNDIADESLQHRYGRLAYHFHFDDPDSGAYATTGGSKNHQVSGSPRAIHTFICTPESSRYQSGVCTYQVGVRVQNPAGEYADDFLTVTISGSDHYYSAADTLCISTTGDFTGCEGTQLNQTPDVGEFSGKRVRFRRGESFASACIGYQESTVLLDAFGEGEQRPFLPSVRVGVDSSCNDGVPSNADLVNYPDLSRDVNGHISQGWAYDVTVTGLRLGSAGGGMASTLVTWHDLDLDWSSDPSYDGEFELGNFGRACTQNADLDCANIPYPYGVFVTDTVARSHPSNLAGVNMNCYIECGLINSGAAGVDLKTASGHNFRIQGAWGLVVSNVWFRGEHIGENGPKSRITLRLLETSVQSSLIADPEDFGSGAQLRNMVATARWSNRYNMVLDSRFNEASQAPEHDSASFVEFRSGHQYSGIYGNQFFDDPVSDGAQIRLGGTNIFARDNLYNGVDSDCRYDDTFANGTAYQNDALIFADSNTNCNSNVPAIATPNQPGS; encoded by the coding sequence ATGATTAAAATAACTTTGTTTTCTTGCCTAAATCAGCTCGATTATCGACCGCCTCTCTACTATCGACCACCTATAGGACCGTATTTCAAACTGTTACTCGTCTTGGTGCTGCTGTCGGTATCTCCGCTGGCACTTGCTAACGCGCAAGGTGCATTACCATCCATTACGCTACTTTTACTGGATGACCAACCTGAGCTTGAGCCGAGCGGACCGGTGACGGCGACGTTGCAGTCACTGACACGTGTGCATGGTGTGTCCCCTGAAACCGTCTATTTTTCAGCCCATCAGTCGAACGACATTGCTGACGAATCGTTGCAGCATCGCTACGGTCGTTTGGCCTACCATTTTCATTTTGATGACCCTGATTCCGGCGCGTATGCCACCACTGGCGGCAGTAAGAATCATCAGGTCAGTGGATCACCACGCGCGATCCATACCTTTATCTGCACGCCGGAGTCGTCGCGTTATCAGAGTGGTGTGTGTACCTACCAAGTTGGGGTAAGGGTACAGAACCCAGCGGGCGAGTATGCCGATGATTTTCTGACCGTGACCATTTCTGGTTCTGATCATTACTATAGCGCGGCCGATACCCTCTGTATTTCGACAACGGGTGATTTTACCGGTTGTGAAGGTACGCAGCTTAATCAGACCCCTGATGTTGGCGAGTTTAGTGGTAAACGTGTGCGATTTCGACGCGGCGAATCGTTTGCCAGCGCCTGTATTGGGTATCAGGAGTCGACTGTGTTGCTCGACGCGTTTGGTGAGGGCGAGCAGCGGCCATTTTTACCGTCGGTGCGAGTTGGCGTCGACAGTAGTTGCAATGACGGTGTGCCATCGAATGCGGATTTAGTTAACTATCCTGACCTCAGTCGAGATGTGAATGGACACATCAGTCAGGGCTGGGCATACGACGTAACGGTGACGGGTTTGCGACTCGGTAGTGCGGGTGGTGGGATGGCGTCAACATTGGTTACCTGGCACGATTTGGATCTGGACTGGTCGAGCGACCCGAGTTACGACGGAGAATTCGAGTTGGGTAATTTCGGGCGTGCCTGTACGCAAAATGCAGATCTCGATTGCGCCAATATACCTTACCCATATGGGGTCTTCGTGACCGATACGGTGGCGAGGTCGCATCCCAGTAACCTTGCTGGTGTGAATATGAATTGTTATATAGAGTGCGGATTGATTAATAGTGGCGCAGCCGGCGTTGACTTGAAAACTGCGTCTGGGCACAATTTTCGTATCCAAGGTGCCTGGGGGCTGGTGGTGTCGAACGTCTGGTTTCGTGGCGAGCATATCGGCGAGAATGGTCCCAAATCACGAATTACACTCCGTCTGTTGGAAACCTCTGTACAGAGCAGCCTAATCGCCGACCCAGAAGATTTTGGCAGTGGGGCGCAGTTGCGTAATATGGTTGCGACAGCGCGATGGAGTAATCGCTACAATATGGTGCTGGACAGCCGCTTCAATGAAGCGAGTCAGGCACCAGAACATGATTCCGCGTCCTTCGTTGAATTTCGCAGTGGTCATCAGTACTCCGGTATCTATGGAAACCAGTTTTTCGACGACCCGGTCTCCGATGGTGCGCAAATACGCTTAGGCGGCACTAATATCTTCGCCCGCGACAATCTCTATAATGGCGTTGACTCTGATTGCCGCTACGATGACACGTTTGCCAATGGCACTGCCTACCAAAACGATGCGCTGATTTTCGCCGATTCGAATACCAACTGTAATAGCAATGTACCCGCTATTGCCACGCCGAATCAGCCGGGCAGTTAA